The Brasilonema sennae CENA114 genome includes a region encoding these proteins:
- a CDS encoding diacylglycerol/polyprenol kinase family protein, which translates to MLFTALGVSPLLGNLIATALTFVYVFGLVALLNIFVTKFGLPQDISRKITHIGAGSVIGFLPLYSNLHWSKYLNVTIFVVWIVLLVYKGLFAQPDDQAVNTMTRTGDRRELLKGPLYFVIVATLCGTLLYKTFPGIVAMTTLGWGDGVAPIIGSKYGKLKYTILSNKSWEGSFSMFVFAFAASVFFVWLIIPSQLNIIRILLLAFIATIVEGCSPKEIDNILIPVAVIVAASFV; encoded by the coding sequence ATGTTGTTTACTGCTTTAGGTGTCAGTCCGCTACTAGGAAATTTGATAGCAACAGCGCTAACGTTTGTTTATGTGTTCGGGCTGGTAGCACTATTGAATATTTTTGTAACCAAGTTTGGACTACCGCAAGATATTAGCCGTAAAATTACACATATTGGTGCTGGATCGGTTATTGGATTTTTGCCTCTTTACAGTAATTTACATTGGTCGAAGTATTTGAATGTGACGATTTTTGTGGTGTGGATAGTCCTTCTTGTATACAAAGGGCTATTTGCCCAACCAGATGATCAAGCTGTTAATACTATGACTCGCACGGGTGACAGGCGTGAACTCCTCAAAGGACCGCTTTATTTCGTTATTGTGGCAACTCTTTGCGGGACACTACTGTATAAAACTTTTCCTGGAATTGTCGCAATGACAACTCTTGGCTGGGGCGATGGTGTTGCACCGATAATTGGCTCGAAATATGGCAAACTCAAATACACAATTCTTAGTAACAAAAGCTGGGAAGGAAGCTTTTCGATGTTTGTTTTTGCTTTCGCCGCCAGCGTCTTTTTTGTTTGGCTTATCATACCAAGTCAACTAAATATTATCAGGATTTTATTGCTGGCATTTATTGCCACAATAGTTGAAGGATGTAGTCCAAAAGAGATTGATAACATCCTCATTCCAGTGGCAGTTATTGTGGCAGCAAGTTTTGTTTAA
- a CDS encoding ParA family protein, with product MNTTTIAFFNNKGGVGKTSLVYHLAWMYCNLGYRVVAVDLDPQANLTAGFIDEERLEELWPDGNHPNTVFGCVQPLIRAIGDIAEPHLEYVDNQQSLLLSKLALLVGDLSLSGFEDQLSEVWPKCMDGDERAFRVISAFWRMMQKTALVHKADVILMDLGPNLGAINRAALIAADYVVVPLSPDLFSLQGLRNLGPTLRRWRKNWKDRLPRNPADDVLLPKGRMQPVGYVVLQHSVRLDRPVKAYNRWIARIPKVYRDAVLNEPGDDNTSVENDPNCLALLKNYQSLMPMAQEVRKPMFYLKPADGAIGAHTKAVKNVYRDFEMLARKIAERTQ from the coding sequence ATGAATACTACAACTATTGCTTTCTTCAATAATAAAGGTGGTGTTGGTAAAACCTCCTTAGTGTATCACCTGGCATGGATGTATTGTAATTTAGGCTATCGGGTAGTTGCCGTTGATTTAGACCCCCAAGCAAATCTTACTGCTGGCTTTATTGACGAGGAACGCTTGGAAGAACTTTGGCCAGATGGCAATCATCCAAACACTGTCTTTGGTTGTGTTCAGCCTTTAATTAGAGCCATTGGTGATATTGCTGAGCCACACTTGGAATATGTTGATAATCAGCAGTCGCTTCTGCTTAGTAAGCTAGCACTTCTAGTAGGTGACCTGTCGCTTTCGGGTTTTGAGGATCAGCTTTCAGAAGTGTGGCCAAAATGCATGGATGGTGATGAGCGTGCTTTTCGTGTCATATCTGCTTTTTGGAGAATGATGCAGAAGACAGCCTTAGTCCACAAAGCTGATGTAATTCTGATGGACTTAGGACCAAACCTAGGGGCGATCAATCGTGCTGCGCTGATTGCAGCGGATTACGTTGTTGTACCTCTTTCACCAGATTTATTCTCTTTGCAAGGCTTACGCAACCTTGGTCCCACATTACGACGCTGGCGAAAAAATTGGAAAGACCGACTTCCCCGAAACCCGGCGGATGATGTATTGTTGCCGAAGGGTCGTATGCAACCTGTTGGTTACGTTGTTTTACAGCACTCAGTGCGATTAGATCGTCCAGTAAAGGCATATAATCGTTGGATTGCCCGCATCCCAAAAGTTTACCGAGACGCTGTATTAAATGAGCCTGGGGACGACAACACCTCTGTAGAAAACGATCCTAATTGTCTAGCTTTGCTCAAAAACTACCAAAGCCTAATGCCGATGGCTCAGGAGGTTCGCAAGCCTATGTTTTATTTGAAACCGGCTGATGGTGCTATTGGAGCTCATACTAAGGCTGTAAAAAATGTTTATCGTGATTTTGAGATGTTGGCTCGCAAAATAGCAGAACGAACACAGTAA
- a CDS encoding ATP-binding protein → MNDEELEVLLSDLESDRVERKASISDKGKLCDAICAFANDLPNHQKPGVLFIGVNDNGSCANLHIDDKLLLTLSSLRSDGNILPFPSMIVQKRTICRCELAVVIVEPSDAPPVRFNGRVCVRVGPRRATATAEEERRLAEKRRSKDLPFDLRSIAFASLDDLDLDLFRRVYLPSSLAIEVLEENQRSVEQQLTALRFATVEPLLKPTILGVLVIGNDPRQFVPCAYVQFLRIDGSELTDPIKDQKEIGGPLPDLLRMLDETFQAHISVATDITASAVEIRQPDYPIVALQQLARNAVMHRTFEGTNAPVRITWFNDRIEIQNPGGPFGQVNRQNFGQPAITDYRNPHLAEAMKNLGYVQRFGVGIQLARQQLQKNGNPPLEFVVEDSYVLAMLRRRP, encoded by the coding sequence GAACGCAAGGCTTCGATATCTGACAAAGGAAAGCTTTGTGACGCTATTTGTGCATTTGCAAACGATTTGCCGAACCACCAAAAACCAGGAGTTTTATTTATTGGTGTTAACGATAATGGCAGTTGCGCCAACCTTCACATAGACGATAAGCTTTTGCTTACACTTTCGAGTTTGCGCTCGGATGGGAACATCTTGCCTTTCCCATCTATGATTGTTCAGAAGCGAACTATCTGTAGATGTGAACTAGCAGTTGTGATTGTGGAACCATCGGATGCTCCACCTGTACGTTTTAATGGACGTGTTTGTGTACGGGTTGGTCCTCGCAGGGCTACTGCTACAGCTGAGGAAGAGCGTCGTTTAGCAGAGAAAAGACGCTCAAAGGATTTACCTTTCGATCTTCGATCCATAGCATTCGCTAGTTTGGATGACCTAGATTTAGATTTATTTCGTCGAGTTTATTTGCCCTCATCCTTAGCCATCGAAGTTCTTGAAGAAAATCAACGTTCGGTTGAGCAACAACTTACAGCATTGAGATTTGCGACAGTTGAGCCGTTGCTCAAACCAACTATCTTGGGTGTACTGGTGATAGGTAATGATCCAAGACAATTTGTTCCTTGTGCTTATGTTCAGTTTCTTCGTATTGATGGGAGTGAGTTAACTGACCCAATTAAAGACCAAAAAGAAATAGGCGGTCCACTTCCTGATTTACTGCGGATGCTAGATGAAACTTTTCAGGCTCATATCTCAGTGGCGACAGATATCACTGCTAGTGCTGTTGAAATTCGGCAGCCTGATTACCCGATAGTTGCTCTGCAACAACTGGCAAGAAATGCTGTCATGCACCGTACATTTGAAGGGACAAATGCGCCAGTCAGAATTACTTGGTTCAATGACCGCATCGAAATTCAAAATCCAGGCGGGCCTTTTGGTCAGGTAAATAGGCAAAACTTTGGACAACCAGCCATAACAGATTATCGAAATCCTCACCTCGCCGAAGCGATGAAAAATCTTGGCTATGTTCAACGCTTTGGGGTAGGAATTCAACTTGCACGTCAGCAACTTCAAAAGAACGGTAACCCGCCACTGGAGTTTGTGGTTGAAGATAGCTATGTGCTAGCCATGCTTAGGAGAAGACCATGA